The Dendropsophus ebraccatus isolate aDenEbr1 chromosome 3, aDenEbr1.pat, whole genome shotgun sequence genome includes a region encoding these proteins:
- the LOC138786933 gene encoding uncharacterized protein has product MAAEARRVQLPEWETGRRRLRYLYLCPPSSFQLQHGQKAEDNMIPLFLGSDVVSQTGIRTENHPKIHAKFARKGLAARLNFSSEFKFEKLRLPGGLNSLWFYSIQGLFKVAFDLYGREEQLAVIESLQELWKSRLKDEPLNKCYNLSVCLEDHRRISSTPPGRDQAEEPAIQEKSVSQQISGKCRVPCSLSEHNYCLTSRHRPSVCLSQDTTANDLMIQRLRSLLGLCTSSALHLENQLMKTISALLDVVEHVLSGHGFLDNMIKSMMDLLEAMSRLQDKDGPQKEASNVYHNALLFEVSSWLGNRFHSENDRISQQVEEFKRKHIDRISDLPPAEELVAALFPNAMKVLLLKWMGLSDDASLSKLQSEYPILLLILEFANHNLITGVSHVLYSSLICK; this is encoded by the exons GATAACATGATCCCATTATTCCTGGGTAGTGATGTGGTTTCACAGACTGGAATTCGAACAGAAAATCATCCAAAAATCCACGCCAAGTTTGCAAGGAAGGGTCTGGCAGCAAGGCTCAACTTTAGCTCTG AGTTCAAGTTTGAGAAGCTGCGGCTGCCTGGCGGGCTGAACAGTCTCTGGTTTTATAGCATTCAGGGACTCTTTAAAGTGGCTTTTGATTTGTACGGCAGAGAGGAGCAGCTGGCAGTCATTGAAAGTCTTCAG GAGCTATGGAAATCGCGCCTTAAAGATGAGCCTCTAAACAAATGCTAcaacctaagtgtctgcctggaGGACCACAGACGTATCTCCTCCACACCTCCAGGACGTGACCAGGCAGAAGAACCTGCAATCCAGGAGAAATCGGTCTCTCAGCAGATCAGTGGGAAATGTAGAGTTCCTTGCAGTCTTTCAGAGCACAACTACTGCCTGACCAGTCGCCATAGACCTAGTGTGTGTCTATCACAGGACACCACGGCCAATGACTTGATGATCCAGAGGCTTCGCTCTCTCCTAGGCCTGTGCACCAGCTCAGCGCTTCACCTAGAGAACCAGCTGATGAAGACCATCAGTGCATTGTTGGACGTTGTAGAACACGTACTCAGCGGACAcggcttcctggataacatgattaAAAGCATGATGGACCTTCTAGAAGCCATGAGTCGCCTACAGGACAAGGACGGTCCACAGAAGGAGGCCTCCAATGTCTACCACAACGCTTTGCTGTTTGAGGTCAGCAGCTGGTTAGGAAACCGGTTTCACAGTGAGAACGATCGGATCAGTCAGCAGGTCGAGGAGTTTAAGAGGAAACACATTGACCGCATCTCAGACTTGCCGCCCGCGGAGGAGCTGGTGGCCGCATTGTTTCCCAACGCCATGAAAGTGTTATTGCTGAAGTGGATGGGACTGTCTGATGATGCGTCGCTATCCAAACTACAGAGCGAATATCCAATTTTACTACTTATTCTGGAATTTGCAAATCACAATCTTATCACTGGAGTTTCCCATGTTCTCTACTCTTCCTTAATATGTAAATAG